The genomic DNA CACGCTTCCGGTTTCGGTGAATTTGATGGCGTTGGCCACCAGGTTGTTGAGCACCTGGCGCAGGCGGGACGGGTCCCCGACCAGGGCCTCGGGCACGTCGTCGGCGACGTTGGCCACGAGTTCGAGGCCCTTTTCCTCGGCCGCGATGAGGTGCAGGTCCAGGGCGGCTTCCAAGGTAGGACGCAGGGCGAATTCGATGCTCTCCAGGCTGAGCTTGGACGCCTCGATCTTGGAGAAGTCGAGGATATCGTTGATGACGGACAGGAGCGAGCTGCCCGCCTCCATGACCCGGTGGAGGTAGCGGTCCTTGCGCTCCTTGTCGTCAATGGACAGGGCCAGTTCGGACATGCCCAGGACGGCGTTGAGCGGGGTGCGGATTTCGTGACTCATATTGGCCAAGAACGAGGACTTGGCGCGTGTGGCCGCGTCCGCCTTTTCCATGGCCGCGACGAGCCGTTGGGATTTGCTGGTCAACTCCATGTTGGCCTTTTCCAGTTCCAGGGTGCGTTGCCGGACGCGGTCCTCCAGTTTGTCCCTGGCCCTTTTGAGCGCGTCTTCCGCGTGCTGCCTCGCGGTGATGTCGATGCCGAGCACCATTATCATCCGTTCGCCTGCGGAATCGGTCATGGGGCTGCATTGCAGGTGGAAGGTCCGCCCCTTGTCGTCGGTCCAGTCCCACTCCATGGCCCGGTCGGTGTTCATGGCCTGCATGGGCGGACACATGCCGCAGTCTTCGCCGGAGCAGTTCAGGGCTTCGCGGCACTGCCGGTTTTTCGGGCTGCCGAAATACCTTCGGAAGTAGCGGTTGGCGTAGCGGATGGTCTGGTCTGGATAGAGGTGATAGACGATGCCGGGCAGGGATTCCATGAAGAAAATCTGCCGCTGTTGTTCGCGTCGGAGGTCTTCATCCGAGCGGCGCAGCTTGGTCAGGTCGAGAGTGTGCACGGCCAGCCGGTTGACCTCGCCCCAGGGATTGGCCACGGGCACGATGGAGTGGACCAGGGAACGTCCGCCGATCTCCTCTTCGAAGCGCACGGACCGCGCGTTGCGGATGGCCTCCTCGATCTTTGCCCGGCGCGAGTCCGCGGCATCGGCAGGCAGGAGATCATATATGTTGGAGCGTTGCAGCGTCTGGCCGGGCTTGAGGTCGAAGAGCCGGGCCGCGGCGTCGTTGGCCGCCAGCACGTATCCGCTTACATCCATGACGAAGGCGGACTCCACCGAGGAATCCATCAGGGCCTTGGATGTTTCGTCCAGAGCGACGTAGGAGGTGGGGCGTGCGGGGTTCTTCTTGAATGGCATATTGTTTCGGGCGTGAATAAATTTTCTCTTTTATAAGTAGTAAGAAACCGTGCCTGACTGGTCAACGGGAAACCTCCTCAGGCCGTTATTAATTCCCTGTTCTCCCCGCGCTTGCCATTTCCCGGGGTTTCCGTATCGTTGATCGGCCTGAAGGAGGGCGCGCATGGATCACCAGGGTATGATAATTCGACCGCCGAGCGAGGCCGGGTCCATCCTGCTTCAGGTCACCCTGGGATGTTCGCATGGCCGTTGCGCCTTTTGCGGAGCGTATCAGGGCAAGCGGTTCGCCATCAAACCGCGTGAGACCGTGCTCGGCGATATCCTCTACGCCGCCCGGCGCTGTGTCGACCAGCGAAGGGTGTTTCTCTGCGACGGGGACGCCATGATTCTGCCCCAGGCGCGCCTGACCGAGATCCTTTCGCTTATTCGCGAGCATCTGCCGTGGGTCACGCGGGTGGGCACCTATGCCAACGCCAAGAGTCTGAAGCGCAAGAGCGACGCGGAGCTTGAGGAATTGCGGGGCCTTGGCCTGGGCATCGTCTATATGGGGCTGGAGTCCGGCGACGACGAGACCCTCCGGGCCATGGGCAAGAACGGCGACGCGGCCTTTATCGTGGAGCAGGGACGGCGGGCCGGGGCGGCCGGATTCAAGCTCAACGTCACGGTCATCAACGGGCTGGGCGGGACGGAACGTTC from Desulfovibrio sp. Fe33 includes the following:
- a CDS encoding ATP-binding protein — protein: MPFKKNPARPTSYVALDETSKALMDSSVESAFVMDVSGYVLAANDAAARLFDLKPGQTLQRSNIYDLLPADAADSRRAKIEEAIRNARSVRFEEEIGGRSLVHSIVPVANPWGEVNRLAVHTLDLTKLRRSDEDLRREQQRQIFFMESLPGIVYHLYPDQTIRYANRYFRRYFGSPKNRQCREALNCSGEDCGMCPPMQAMNTDRAMEWDWTDDKGRTFHLQCSPMTDSAGERMIMVLGIDITARQHAEDALKRARDKLEDRVRQRTLELEKANMELTSKSQRLVAAMEKADAATRAKSSFLANMSHEIRTPLNAVLGMSELALSIDDKERKDRYLHRVMEAGSSLLSVINDILDFSKIEASKLSLESIEFALRPTLEAALDLHLIAAEEKGLELVANVADDVPEALVGDPSRLRQVLNNLVANAIKFTETGSVTVNVRPISPAGILTPGDPITLEFSVADTGVGIPEDKRKDIFQSFLQADDSITRKYGGTGLGLAICQLLVELMGGELSLQSEEGRGSTFSFTSDLKVGDPAAVERERLEAEVPAPSIPPMAVLLADDNPLNRELAGTLLTEQGHRVLAVNNGIEALNALRESPFDLVLMDIQMPIMDGISATRAIRDPNSGALDPNIPIVALTAHALKGDRERFLEAGMNDYIGKPIKMRDFYNTIARAINGRPAAIPTLNEERGQNAPAKPFDRASALEMLGGKRDLLARMDEIFLRDVPGDLDELVERFHTGDWTNAKRLAHSIKGAARTVGARRLGAIAEQMEYLCRQKDSSSAEKELKILESDVRSALNYIASVQEQAANPLPER
- a CDS encoding radical SAM protein, producing MDHQGMIIRPPSEAGSILLQVTLGCSHGRCAFCGAYQGKRFAIKPRETVLGDILYAARRCVDQRRVFLCDGDAMILPQARLTEILSLIREHLPWVTRVGTYANAKSLKRKSDAELEELRGLGLGIVYMGLESGDDETLRAMGKNGDAAFIVEQGRRAGAAGFKLNVTVINGLGGTERSEIHAEETARALTRMDPDQVGALSLMLVPGTPLYERAEHGEFELPDARGILLELRAMLAGTDLTRGLFLANHASNYLPLKVRLPSGKAEALARIDQALAGRTPLRAESTRRL